One Helianthus annuus cultivar XRQ/B chromosome 12, HanXRQr2.0-SUNRISE, whole genome shotgun sequence genomic region harbors:
- the LOC110895355 gene encoding uncharacterized protein LOC110895355 isoform X2, with the protein MNLKMNGEVNNKNGGKEEEQDGLSVHSPCKPPNSSASSLRKEQSQVELELKLLEALEIYPPVKLRGIHRHFVLYGLTEYMRRSFNRQFSASDVLQMLDRFYNLEMLADDEEIGILNKVEEFSLPPSYFTKEES; encoded by the exons ATGAATTTGAAGATGAATGGTGAAGTGAATAATAAAAACGGAGGTAAAGAAGAAGAACAAGATGGTCTTTCAGTTCATTCTCCCTGCAAACCACCAAATTCATCCGCTTCTTCTCTTCGAAAG GAGCAATCACAGGTTGAATTGGAGCTTAAGTTATTAGAGGCTCTTGAAATCTACCCCCCTGTAAAATTAAGAG GAATACACCGCCACTTTGTTCTTTATGGTCTGACAGAATACATGCGGAGAAG CTTCAATCGACAGTTCTCCGCTTCAGATGTCCTTCAAATGTTGGATCGTTTCTACAACTTGGAAATGCTG GCAGATGATGAGGAGATTGGGATACTGAATAAAGTAGAAGAATTTAGCTTGCCGCCGAGTTATTTTACAAAGGAAGAATCTTGA
- the LOC110895355 gene encoding uncharacterized protein LOC110895355 isoform X1 — translation MNLKMNGEVNNKNGGKEEEQDGLSVHSPCKPPNSSASSLRKEQSQVELELKLLEALEIYPPVKLRGIHRHFVLYGLTEYMRRSFNRQFSASDVLQMLDRFYNLEMLKADDEEIGILNKVEEFSLPPSYFTKEES, via the exons ATGAATTTGAAGATGAATGGTGAAGTGAATAATAAAAACGGAGGTAAAGAAGAAGAACAAGATGGTCTTTCAGTTCATTCTCCCTGCAAACCACCAAATTCATCCGCTTCTTCTCTTCGAAAG GAGCAATCACAGGTTGAATTGGAGCTTAAGTTATTAGAGGCTCTTGAAATCTACCCCCCTGTAAAATTAAGAG GAATACACCGCCACTTTGTTCTTTATGGTCTGACAGAATACATGCGGAGAAG CTTCAATCGACAGTTCTCCGCTTCAGATGTCCTTCAAATGTTGGATCGTTTCTACAACTTGGAAATGCTG AAGGCAGATGATGAGGAGATTGGGATACTGAATAAAGTAGAAGAATTTAGCTTGCCGCCGAGTTATTTTACAAAGGAAGAATCTTGA